The Acidobacteriota bacterium genome includes the window ATCCCAGGGTCGGGGTCCACTCTCCCTGATCGAGCGATCCGCCGAGCTCAACGGCTCGATCCGTGTAAACTCCACCGATGAGGGGAGCACGGTGACGATCGAAATCCCAGTCGGATGGAGCGCGGAGTAACGATGTCGATCACGGTCGGACTCGTCGACGATCATCGGATCATCCTGGACGGACTGCAGCAGCTTTTCACCAGGACCGACGACATCGAGGTCGTCGGCACCGCAACCGACGGGGCGGGAGCCATCGATCTTGTCCGACGAAAACGCCCGGCAGTTCTCGTCCTCGACGTCAGCATGCCCGGGGTGGGCGGAATGGAGGTTCTCAAGGTCATTCACGAAGAGAAGCTCCCGACCCGCGTCATCCTTCTGACCGCGGCCATCGAGGACGACAGGGTCGTCGAGGCGATGCGACTCGGCGTCTGGGGTCTCGTTCTGAAGGAAGCGGCCTCCGTACAGCTCGTCCGCGCGGTCCGGCGCGTCGCTCTCGGAACGCGAGCGCTGGAGGAATCACTGGTCGGCCGCGCGGTCGAGCGGATGTCGAAAGCGAGCGACAGCGAGCGGGAGCTCGCAGCGCTGCTCTCTCCCCGGGAGACCGAGGTGGTCCGAATGGTCGCGCAGGGGTTGCGGAACAAGGAGATCGCGGATCAGCTCGCGCTCACCGAGGGGACCGTCAAGTCGTACCTCCACACGATCTACGAGAAGCTCGATGTGCGAGGGCGCGTCGAGCTCACGCTCTACGCTCAGGAAAAGGGACTGGTTTAGAACGAAGAGTGAAGGGTGAAGAGTGAAGAGTGAAAGAAGAGACGCCGCGAAAGTAACCTCTCCCTACACTCACCCCGCATTCGCGAGCCACCGCCCAGATCCTTCGCCGTCCTTCG containing:
- a CDS encoding response regulator transcription factor codes for the protein MERGVTMSITVGLVDDHRIILDGLQQLFTRTDDIEVVGTATDGAGAIDLVRRKRPAVLVLDVSMPGVGGMEVLKVIHEEKLPTRVILLTAAIEDDRVVEAMRLGVWGLVLKEAASVQLVRAVRRVALGTRALEESLVGRAVERMSKASDSERELAALLSPRETEVVRMVAQGLRNKEIADQLALTEGTVKSYLHTIYEKLDVRGRVELTLYAQEKGLV